One Brassica napus cultivar Da-Ae chromosome C4, Da-Ae, whole genome shotgun sequence genomic region harbors:
- the LOC106392307 gene encoding uncharacterized protein LOC106392307: MAKNSESSSKNQETKKESRVCEKIFGAMTSPVRTVRRLSTKPSPNHHQAEPVRVKFSETSTQAAKPISKMEPLITRVETKLKTDERFTDYIKKAKLKIRAVTNPGDMMRNDASKTSEAEARDHRRQCHVPTASVSREGSSGRSSDHFSEYIRKAKMKLRSSTIARANPTCKD, translated from the coding sequence ATGGCAAAGAACTCGGAGAGTAGCAGCAAGAACCAGGAGACGAAGAAAGAAAGCAGAGTGTGTGAGAAGATTTTCGGAGCAATGACGAGTCCTGTTCGAACTGTTCGCCGCCTCTCCACCAAACCTTCACCGAACCACCACCAAGCGGAGCCTGTCCGCGTCAAGTTCTCTGAGACGTCGACTCAGGCAGCCAAACCCATTTCAAAGATGGAGCCGCTGATCACTCGAGTGGAGACGAAGCTGAAAACGGACGAGAGGTTCACTGATTATATAAAGAAAgccaaactgaagatcagggcAGTGACGAATCCGGGTGACATGATGAGGAACGATGCGTCGAAGACAAGTGAAGCAGAGGCACGTGATCATCGTCGTCAGTGCCATGTCCCTACCGCTAGTGTCTCGAGAGAGGGTAGCAGTGGAAGGTCATCAGATCATTTCTCCGAGTACATAAGGAAGGCGAAGATGAAGCTCAGATCTTCCACCATCGCTCGTGCGAACCCAACTTGCAAGGATTGA
- the LOC106395937 gene encoding heavy metal-associated isoprenylated plant protein 42-like, whose amino-acid sequence MANTTQPARSCVLRVGIKCCKGCQTNAKRKLLSVSGVSAVEYNAEQGLLRVSGDPNPDKLLRKLAKWDKNAELVSLPGEVSAPAPRTPQLNQTKRMGKRTSKCFLLRCFGTKEKFEPYGIAGDENGSATPFINTVAPPMVYPPPQPTPGFATPIPYPPPCFGANQPPYTYTSGGMYQSPPPTFQLRKTQFPQMVNYPHH is encoded by the exons ATGGCAAACACAACTCAACCTGCCAga AGTTGCGTTCTGAGAGTTGGAATCAAGTGCTGCAAAGGTTGCCAGACAAATGCAAAGAGAAAGTTACTCAGTGTTTCTG GGGTGAGTGCAGTTGAGTATAACGCAGAACAAGGGCTCCTAAGAGTCTCAGGTGACCCCAACCCAGATAAGCTGCTTCGCAAGCTTGCCAAATGGGACAAAAACGCAGAGCTTGTCTCTCTTCCTGGTGAAGTCTCTGCCCCCGCTCCTAGAACCCCTCAGCTTAACCAGACCAAGAGGATGGGGAAGAGGACATCAAAGTGTTTTCTTCTGAGGTGTTTCGGGACTAAGGAAAAGTTTGAGCCTTATGGAATAGCAGGGGATGAAAACGGCAGCGCAACGCCCTTCATCAACACTGTTGCGCCTCCAATGGTGTATCCTCCTCCTCAACCAACGCCTGGCTTCGCGACACCCATACCATACCCTCCTCCCTGTTTTGGGGCAAACCAACCACCTTACACATACACTTCTGGTGGTATGTACCAGTCACCTCCACCAACTTTCCAGTTAAGAAAGACGCAGTTTCCACAGATGGTCAACTACCCGCACCACTGA
- the LOC106395938 gene encoding non-specific lipid transfer protein GPI-anchored 15, whose protein sequence is MGYTSIYAITFVALVGALLGVSKAQPSGSCLSTLTTLSPCLGYITGNSTTPSQTCCSQLDSVIKSSPQCICSAVNSPIRNIGLNINRTQALQLPNACNIQAPRLSQCNVATGPTTPLGALSPVESPADKNPGVALTPTSSPGARSGVVVGARGGSKTIPSTGAGSSSGSVDRVPPHLFMYAIFVVWTYSLLNQF, encoded by the exons ATGGGGTATACAAGTATCTACGCGATCACATTTGTAGCCCTCGTGGGGGCTCTACTGGGCGTATCAAAAGCACAGCCGAGCGGGTCATGCCTGAGCACACTGACCACCCTTTCTCCGTGCCTAGGCTATATCACCGGAAACTCAACCACTCCCTCACAGACTTGCTGCTCTCAGCTCGACTCTGTCATCAAATCTTCGCCGCAGTGCATCTGCTCTGCCGTCAACAGTCCGATCCGTAACATCGGCCTTAACATTAATCGCACACAGGCCTTGCAGCTCCCAAACGCCTGCAACATTCAGGCGCCTCGTCTCTCACAATGCAATG TGGCCACTGGGCCGACAACACCTCTTGGCGCACTTTCACCGGTGGAGTCACCGGCGGACAAGAACCCTGGCGTGGCACTAACCCCAACCTCATCACCAGGTGCTCGTTCAG GAGTCGTAGTCGGAGCCAGAGGTGGTTCCAAGACTATTCCTTCCACTGGAGCTGGCTCATCCTCTGGGAGCGTCGACCGTGTGCCACCACATTTGTTCATGTATGCTATATTTGTAGTTTGGACCTACTCTCTTCTTAATCAGTTCTGA
- the LOC106395069 gene encoding non-specific lipid transfer protein GPI-anchored 16-like: MEGITLIIVIMSSLILGGKGQQIISTPCTSSMISTFTPCLNFITGSSGGSVTPTAGCCDSLKSLSSTGMNCACLILTANVPLPTGFINRTLSLALPRACKMTGVPVQCQAAGTPLPAPGPVPFLLAPPPPMSAFSPGSSKAAATAPGLAPDAPLDGPMGPTATPGIRPVVQPLQPTSLAQYSTSPFHPLLFFLFTLLTLLNL; encoded by the exons ATGGAAGGCATAACATTGATAATAGTGATAATGTCAAGCTTAATATTGGGAGGGAAAGGTCAGCAGATAATTAGCACGCCATGCACCTCCTCCATGATCTCTACCTTCACTCCATGTCTCAACTTCATAACCGGGAGCAGCGGCGGCTCCGTCACTCCCACCGCCGGCTGCTGCGACTCCTTAAAGTCGTTGAGCAGTACCGGCATGAACTGTGCTTGCCTCATTCTCACTGCTAATGTCCCGCTGCCTACTGGCTTCATCAATCGGACTCTCTCGCTTGCTCTCCCTCGTGCCTGCAAAATGACCGGTGTACCTGTTCAGTGTCAAG CGGCGGGAACACCTCTGCCAGCGCCag GTCCAGTGCCATTTTTGCTGGCCCCACCACCGCCTATGTCTGCTTTTAGCCCCGGAT CATCTAAGGCGGCGGCGACAGCTCCTGGGCTGGCACCGGATGCTCCCTTGGATGGACCGATGGGCCCCACAGCCACACCAGGAATTCGACCGGTGGTTCAGCCCTTGCAACCCACTAGCCTCGCTCAATATTCTACCTCTCCTTTTCATCCCttgcttttctttctcttcactCTTCTCACCTTGTTGAATTTGTGA
- the LOC106395515 gene encoding probable glutathione peroxidase 4 → MGTSVSVPERSVHEFTVKHGESQDSSGKDVNLSIYQGKVLLLVNVASKCGFTESNYTQLTELYRKYKDQWFEILAFPCNQFLYQEPGTSQEAHDFACTRFQAEYPVFQKVGLLFLVVT, encoded by the exons ATGGGTACTTCTGTTTCGGTTCCCGAGAGATCCGTCCATGAATTCACCGTCAAG caTGGGGAATCACAGGATAGCTCCGGCAAGGACGTGAATTTGAGCATATACCAAGGGAAAGTCCTCCTCCTTGTCAATGTCGCTTCCAAATG CGGGTTCACCGAATCCAATTATACCCAGCTCACCGAACTTTACCGGAAATACAAGGACCAAT GGTTTGAGATCTTGGCATTCCCTTGTAACCAGTTTCTTTACCAGGAGCCCGGCACGAGTCAAGAAGCTCATGATTTTGCTTGTACACGGTTTCAGGCCGAATACCCTGTTTTCCAAAAGGTAGGTCTTCTCTTTCTAGTGGTTACATGA